From the Streptomyces nigrescens genome, one window contains:
- a CDS encoding DUF397 domain-containing protein, protein MRTAVWRKSSYTNGDGGNCLEVAEGFPGAARWRKSTYSNGDGGNCVQVVDDLPGIVPVRDSKDPHGPAIVFPAAAWTSFISAVKDTDLPSV, encoded by the coding sequence TTGAGAACCGCCGTCTGGCGCAAGAGCAGCTACACCAACGGCGACGGCGGGAACTGTCTCGAGGTCGCCGAGGGCTTCCCCGGGGCCGCCCGCTGGCGCAAGAGCACGTACAGCAACGGCGACGGCGGCAACTGCGTCCAGGTCGTCGACGACCTCCCCGGCATCGTCCCCGTCCGCGACTCCAAGGACCCACACGGCCCCGCGATCGTCTTCCCGGCCGCCGCTTGGACGTCCTTCATCTCCGCCGTCAAGGACACCGACCTCCCGAGCGTCTGA
- a CDS encoding DUF397 domain-containing protein: MANSHIDLSTAAWRKSSYSNGDGGDCVEVVDDLPGIIPVRDSKDPHGPTIVFPANAWSSFVSAVKNTNLPGI, translated from the coding sequence ATGGCAAACAGCCACATTGACTTGAGCACGGCCGCCTGGCGCAAAAGCAGCTACAGCAACGGCGACGGCGGGGACTGTGTCGAGGTGGTCGACGACCTCCCCGGCATCATCCCCGTCCGCGACTCCAAGGACCCGCACGGCCCCACGATCGTCTTCCCGGCCAACGCCTGGTCATCCTTCGTCTCTGCCGTCAAGAACACCAACCTTCCGGGCATCTGA
- a CDS encoding resuscitation-promoting factor, whose amino-acid sequence MSHSQSSHRAARGRRRRRAEHPDALRLLLPRALVVAFLAGGTTAFIAHDKAVRLTVDGAPRTLHTFAADVDDLLAHERLDIGAHDIVAPAPGTVLRSGDEVVVRHGRPVVLTIDGQRRTVWTTADTVAGALDQLGVRADGAYLSASRSRRIAQRGMELAVRTERSVVIVADGREHRLRTNAATVREALAEAGLALRGQDTTSAPPESFPYDGQTISVLRITGSKEVREKPIPFRTLHRTDPRLARGTVAVVQQGRPGVRRITYRVRTVNGVRQKPKRLHSEVVRAPRPQIVHLGIRDLPTSVRGADHLAWHALAQCEAGGRPHAVDSSGTYGGLYQFDVATWRALGGRGRPQDAPASEQTYRAKKLYISRGASPWPVCGRKLHG is encoded by the coding sequence GTGAGTCATTCGCAGAGCAGCCACCGCGCCGCGCGCGGCCGTCGCAGACGCCGTGCCGAACACCCCGACGCGCTGCGCCTGCTGCTGCCCCGGGCCCTGGTCGTGGCCTTCCTCGCGGGCGGCACCACCGCCTTCATCGCGCACGACAAGGCGGTCCGGCTCACCGTCGACGGCGCCCCGCGCACCCTGCACACCTTCGCCGCCGACGTCGACGATCTGCTGGCCCACGAGCGCCTCGACATCGGCGCCCACGACATCGTCGCCCCCGCCCCCGGCACCGTCCTCCGCAGCGGCGACGAGGTCGTCGTCCGGCACGGCCGCCCGGTCGTGCTGACCATCGACGGGCAGCGCCGCACGGTGTGGACCACCGCGGACACCGTCGCCGGCGCACTCGACCAGCTCGGTGTCCGCGCCGACGGCGCCTACCTGTCGGCCTCCCGCTCCCGGCGCATCGCCCAGCGCGGCATGGAGCTGGCGGTCCGTACCGAACGCTCGGTGGTGATCGTCGCCGACGGCCGCGAACACCGGCTCCGCACCAACGCGGCCACCGTCCGCGAGGCCCTCGCGGAGGCCGGCCTCGCCCTGCGCGGCCAGGACACCACCTCGGCGCCGCCGGAGAGCTTCCCGTACGACGGCCAGACCATCTCGGTGCTGCGGATCACCGGCTCCAAGGAGGTCCGCGAGAAACCCATCCCCTTCCGTACGCTCCACCGGACCGACCCCCGCCTGGCCCGCGGCACCGTGGCGGTCGTCCAGCAGGGGCGGCCCGGTGTGCGACGGATCACCTACAGGGTGCGCACCGTCAACGGCGTCAGGCAGAAACCGAAGCGGCTGCACAGCGAGGTCGTGCGCGCCCCGCGCCCGCAGATCGTGCACCTCGGCATCCGGGACCTGCCCACCTCCGTGCGCGGCGCCGACCACCTCGCCTGGCACGCGCTGGCCCAGTGCGAGGCGGGCGGCCGACCCCACGCCGTCGACTCCTCCGGCACCTACGGCGGGCTCTACCAGTTCGATGTCGCCACCTGGCGGGCCCTCGGCGGCCGCGGCCGGCCACAGGACGCACCCGCCAGCGAGCAGACCTACCGGGCCAAGAAGCTCTACATCAGCCGGGGGGCGAGCCCGTGGCCGGTCTGCGGCCGTAAGCTTCACGGGTGA
- the rsmA gene encoding 16S rRNA (adenine(1518)-N(6)/adenine(1519)-N(6))-dimethyltransferase RsmA, with product MSKSTTDDPGPLLGAADIRELAAALGVRPTKQRGQNFVIDANTVRRIVRTAGVRPDDVVVEIGPGLGSLTLGLLEAADRVIAIEIDEVLAAALPSTVEARLPGRADRFALVHSDAMHVTELPGPAPTALVANLPYNVAVPVLLHMLATFPTIDRTLVMVQSEVADRLAARPGNKVYGVPSVKANWYAEVKRAGAIGRNVFWPAPNVDSGLVSLVRREKPIETSASRDEVFAVVDAAFAQRRKTLRAALSGWAGSAAAAEAALVAAGVSPQARGEALTVEEFARIAEHKGPGGAPGIRQSGGAHTSGGEQA from the coding sequence ATGAGCAAGAGCACCACCGACGATCCCGGGCCCCTGCTGGGCGCCGCCGACATCCGCGAGCTGGCTGCCGCGCTGGGCGTCCGCCCCACCAAGCAGCGCGGCCAGAACTTCGTCATCGACGCCAACACCGTCCGCCGGATCGTGCGGACCGCCGGTGTCCGGCCCGACGATGTCGTCGTGGAGATCGGCCCCGGCCTCGGCTCGCTGACCCTGGGCCTGCTGGAGGCCGCCGACCGGGTCATCGCCATCGAGATCGACGAGGTGCTGGCCGCGGCGCTGCCGTCCACCGTCGAGGCCCGGCTGCCCGGCCGCGCCGACCGCTTCGCGCTGGTCCACAGCGACGCGATGCACGTCACCGAGCTGCCCGGCCCCGCGCCCACCGCGCTGGTCGCCAACCTCCCCTACAACGTCGCCGTGCCGGTGCTGCTGCACATGCTCGCGACCTTCCCCACCATCGACCGCACCCTGGTCATGGTGCAGTCCGAGGTCGCCGACCGGCTGGCCGCCCGCCCCGGCAACAAGGTCTACGGCGTGCCGTCCGTGAAGGCCAACTGGTACGCCGAGGTCAAGCGGGCCGGCGCCATCGGCCGCAACGTCTTCTGGCCCGCCCCCAACGTCGACTCCGGCCTGGTCTCCCTCGTCCGCCGCGAGAAGCCGATCGAGACGTCGGCGAGCCGCGACGAGGTCTTCGCCGTCGTCGACGCGGCCTTCGCCCAGCGCCGCAAGACACTGCGCGCCGCGCTCTCGGGATGGGCCGGATCGGCCGCCGCCGCGGAGGCCGCCCTGGTCGCCGCGGGCGTCTCCCCGCAGGCCCGCGGGGAGGCACTGACCGTGGAGGAGTTCGCGCGGATCGCCGAACACAAGGGACCGGGCGGAGCGCCCGGCATCCGGCAGTCGGGGGGAGCACACACATCAGGGGGAGAGCAGGCATGA
- a CDS encoding ABC-F family ATP-binding cassette domain-containing protein, which translates to MAVNLVNLEAVGKVYGTRALLDGVSLGVNEGDRIGVVGRNGDGKTTLIRILAKLEDADNGRVTHNGGLRLGVLTQHDSLDPAATIRHEVIGDLADHEWAGNAKIRDVLTGLFGDLHLPGFIQGLDTVIGPLSGGERRRIALAKLLIAEQDLIVLDEPTNHLDVEGISWLAGHLRARRSALVVVTHDRWFLDQVCTRMWDVQRGDVHEYEGGYSDYVFARAERERIAATEEAKRQNLMRKELAWLRRGAPARTSKPRFRIEAANELIADVPPPRDNAELMKFASSRLGKTVFELEDVSVQAGPKILLKHLTWQLGPGDRIGLVGVNGAGKTSLLRALADATRTQGEAQPVAGRIVVGKTVKLAYLSQEVGELPPTLRVLEAVQQVRERVDLGKGREMTAGQLCEKFGFTKEKQWTPVGDLSGGERRRLQILRLLMDEPNVLFLDEPTNDLDIETLTQLEDLLDGWPGSLIVISHDRYFIERTTDRVHALLGDATLRMLPRGLDEYLDRRRQVIEAATPAPAPQTTAPKKAAAVNRAAQKELQKIERQLDKLGDKETKLHAQIAENATDFEKVAGLDAQLRELSAEKDELEMRWLELAEEA; encoded by the coding sequence ATGGCCGTCAACCTCGTCAATCTGGAAGCCGTCGGCAAGGTCTACGGGACCCGTGCCCTGCTCGACGGTGTCTCGCTCGGCGTCAACGAGGGGGACCGGATCGGCGTCGTCGGGCGCAACGGGGACGGCAAGACCACCCTGATCCGGATCCTCGCCAAGCTGGAGGACGCGGACAACGGCCGGGTCACCCACAACGGTGGGCTGCGCCTCGGCGTCCTCACCCAGCACGACTCCCTCGACCCGGCCGCCACCATCCGGCACGAGGTCATCGGCGATCTCGCCGACCACGAGTGGGCCGGCAACGCCAAGATCCGCGACGTGCTGACCGGTCTCTTCGGCGATCTGCACCTGCCGGGCTTCATCCAGGGCCTGGACACCGTCATCGGCCCGCTCTCCGGTGGTGAGCGCCGCCGTATCGCGCTGGCCAAGCTGCTGATCGCCGAGCAGGACCTGATCGTTCTCGACGAGCCCACCAACCACCTCGACGTCGAGGGCATCTCCTGGCTGGCCGGGCACCTGCGGGCCCGCCGCTCCGCGCTCGTCGTCGTCACCCACGACCGCTGGTTCCTCGACCAGGTCTGTACGCGGATGTGGGACGTCCAGCGCGGCGACGTCCACGAGTACGAGGGCGGCTACAGCGACTACGTCTTCGCCCGGGCCGAGCGGGAGCGGATCGCCGCCACCGAAGAGGCCAAGCGGCAGAACCTGATGCGCAAGGAGCTGGCGTGGCTGCGGCGCGGCGCCCCCGCCCGTACCAGCAAGCCCCGCTTCCGCATCGAGGCCGCCAACGAACTGATCGCGGACGTCCCCCCGCCCCGCGACAACGCCGAACTGATGAAGTTCGCCAGCTCACGCCTCGGCAAGACCGTCTTCGAGCTGGAGGACGTCAGCGTCCAGGCCGGGCCGAAGATCCTCCTCAAGCATCTGACCTGGCAGCTGGGCCCCGGTGACCGGATCGGCCTGGTGGGCGTCAACGGCGCCGGTAAGACCTCGCTGCTGCGGGCGCTGGCCGACGCTACCCGCACCCAGGGCGAGGCACAGCCGGTGGCCGGCCGGATCGTGGTCGGCAAGACCGTCAAGCTGGCCTACCTCTCCCAGGAGGTCGGCGAACTCCCCCCGACGCTGCGGGTGCTGGAGGCCGTCCAGCAGGTCCGCGAGCGGGTCGACCTGGGCAAGGGCCGGGAGATGACCGCCGGCCAGCTCTGCGAGAAGTTCGGCTTCACCAAGGAGAAGCAGTGGACGCCGGTCGGCGACCTCTCCGGCGGTGAACGCCGCCGCCTCCAGATCCTCCGCCTCCTCATGGACGAGCCCAACGTCCTCTTCCTCGACGAGCCCACCAACGACCTCGACATCGAGACCCTGACCCAGCTGGAAGACCTCCTCGACGGCTGGCCCGGCTCCCTCATCGTCATCAGCCACGACCGCTACTTCATCGAGCGCACCACCGACCGCGTCCACGCCCTCCTCGGCGACGCCACGCTGCGAATGCTGCCGCGCGGTCTGGACGAGTACCTGGACCGCCGCCGCCAGGTCATCGAGGCCGCGACCCCGGCCCCCGCCCCGCAGACCACTGCCCCCAAGAAGGCCGCCGCCGTCAACCGCGCCGCCCAGAAGGAACTCCAGAAAATCGAGCGCCAGCTGGACAAGCTCGGCGACAAGGAGACCAAGCTCCACGCTCAGATCGCCGAAAATGCCACCGACTTCGAAAAGGTCGCGGGTCTCGACGCCCAGCTCCGCGAACTGAGCGCGGAGAAGGATGAGTTGGAGATGCGGTGGTTGGAGTTGGCGGAGGAGGCGTAG
- a CDS encoding alpha/beta hydrolase, translating into MAPDMGTTVETERGLVYGPSGKQLDVYRPAEAPRPAPTVLLWHGIGPDERDVLEPLASTAAAHGLLVLVPDWRSDAADGGRAHLLESLAFARKEAGGLGGDGESFVLAGWSAGAGAALGVALRPESVEGWRPRAVVGLAGRYDLQARTTGAAPLADLDAGREPGVPVHLVHGSRDPVVEARYSRDLAEALRAAGRTVPLQEPDTDHAGVIMTAYDPATDRCVPTTAEHAVRAGRAVAEVLTEAAGGGGAA; encoded by the coding sequence ATGGCACCGGACATGGGCACGACAGTGGAGACGGAACGCGGGCTGGTCTACGGACCGAGCGGCAAGCAGCTGGACGTCTACCGTCCGGCCGAGGCGCCCCGGCCGGCGCCGACCGTACTGCTCTGGCACGGCATCGGCCCCGACGAACGGGACGTCCTGGAGCCGCTGGCCAGTACGGCGGCGGCGCACGGACTCCTGGTGCTCGTACCGGACTGGCGCTCGGACGCCGCGGACGGCGGCCGGGCGCATCTGCTGGAGTCCCTGGCCTTCGCCCGCAAGGAAGCGGGCGGGCTGGGCGGCGACGGGGAGTCGTTCGTGCTGGCGGGCTGGTCGGCGGGGGCCGGGGCCGCGCTCGGCGTCGCGCTGCGGCCCGAGAGCGTGGAGGGGTGGCGGCCGAGGGCGGTGGTGGGTCTGGCTGGCCGCTATGACCTGCAGGCGCGGACCACCGGGGCCGCGCCGCTGGCCGATCTCGACGCGGGCCGGGAGCCTGGCGTACCGGTTCACCTCGTCCACGGCAGCCGCGACCCCGTCGTGGAGGCCCGGTACTCCCGCGACCTCGCCGAGGCGCTGCGGGCCGCGGGCCGGACGGTGCCCCTCCAGGAGCCGGACACCGACCACGCGGGCGTGATCATGACCGCGTACGACCCGGCGACGGACCGCTGTGTCCCTACGACTGCCGAGCATGCGGTACGGGCGGGGCGGGCGGTGGCCGAGGTGCTGACCGAGGCTGCCGGGGGCGGGGGCGCGGCGTAA
- a CDS encoding helix-turn-helix domain-containing protein produces MARRKDIDGSAGVPTFYGKELRYQRELAGLTLQQLVEGSFYGPSHLSEIERGERRMPAELAEHVDKTLKTDGFFRRRCEDVRKARRTGHAEYFERVLEAEKYAASIEEWSPTVIPGLLRTEPYTRAVAQAAHPLASDAEVDEKVQASMARACLFEGDQKTPEYWAILHESLLRHPIIPPDAAADQLDHISALARSRRIVPQILPWNCGPHPLMVVGLTKIMTFTDAPPLAYLESQYSGDTIDDPALVQKYRKAYDWLRAAALPPKASLAMIEKAAEDYRNGKQPH; encoded by the coding sequence GTGGCACGACGCAAGGACATCGACGGGTCGGCGGGAGTTCCGACCTTCTACGGCAAGGAGCTGCGCTACCAGCGGGAGTTGGCCGGCCTCACGCTCCAGCAGCTGGTTGAGGGAAGCTTCTACGGCCCCAGCCACCTCAGCGAGATCGAGCGCGGCGAACGACGGATGCCGGCGGAGCTGGCCGAGCACGTGGACAAGACGCTGAAGACCGATGGCTTCTTCCGACGGCGCTGCGAGGACGTGCGGAAGGCGAGGCGGACAGGCCATGCCGAGTACTTCGAGCGCGTATTGGAGGCGGAGAAGTACGCGGCAAGCATCGAGGAGTGGTCCCCTACCGTCATTCCTGGTTTGTTGCGGACCGAGCCGTACACACGAGCAGTGGCGCAGGCGGCGCATCCGCTGGCGTCCGACGCAGAGGTGGACGAGAAGGTCCAAGCCTCCATGGCCCGTGCCTGTCTGTTCGAGGGCGACCAGAAGACTCCAGAGTATTGGGCGATCCTGCACGAGTCGCTGCTGCGCCACCCGATCATTCCGCCGGACGCTGCGGCCGACCAGCTAGACCACATCTCAGCCCTGGCACGGAGCCGCCGGATCGTTCCACAGATCCTTCCGTGGAACTGCGGACCGCATCCCCTCATGGTGGTGGGCTTGACCAAGATCATGACCTTTACGGATGCTCCGCCACTGGCCTACCTGGAATCGCAGTACAGCGGTGACACGATCGATGATCCGGCCCTCGTGCAGAAGTACCGCAAGGCATACGATTGGCTCAGGGCCGCCGCGCTGCCGCCGAAGGCGTCCCTCGCCATGATCGAGAAAGCGGCTGAGGATTATCGAAATGGCAAACAGCCACATTGA
- a CDS encoding 4-(cytidine 5'-diphospho)-2-C-methyl-D-erythritol kinase → MTDTTDTTAASVTVRVPAKVNVQLAVGAARADGFHDLANVFLAVGLHDEVTATPSDTLRITAEGHDVDQIPLDRTNLAARAAELLAARHGIEPHVHLHIRKDIPVAGGMAGGSADAAGALLACDTLWSTGASRDELLSICAELGSDVPFSLVGGAALGRGRGELLTPLPVGGTFHWVFAVADGGLSTPAVYGEFDRLTAGTDVPEPEAAPELLAALESGDATALAAALSNDLQPAALSLRPSLTATLEAGIAAGALAALVSGSGPTTAFLVKDAEAAGEVASALMASGTCRQVRVADSPAVGARVL, encoded by the coding sequence ATGACCGACACGACCGACACGACCGCGGCCTCGGTCACCGTCCGCGTACCGGCCAAGGTCAACGTCCAGCTGGCCGTGGGCGCCGCCCGCGCGGACGGCTTCCACGACCTGGCGAACGTCTTCCTCGCCGTCGGCCTCCACGACGAGGTCACCGCCACCCCCTCGGACACCCTGCGCATCACCGCCGAGGGCCACGACGTCGACCAGATCCCCCTGGACCGCACGAACCTGGCGGCCCGCGCCGCCGAACTCCTCGCCGCCCGCCACGGCATCGAGCCGCACGTCCACCTCCACATCCGCAAGGACATCCCCGTAGCGGGCGGCATGGCGGGCGGCAGCGCGGACGCCGCCGGCGCCCTCCTGGCCTGCGACACCCTCTGGTCCACCGGGGCTTCGCGGGACGAACTCCTCTCCATCTGCGCCGAGTTGGGAAGCGACGTCCCGTTCAGCCTGGTCGGCGGCGCGGCACTGGGGCGCGGCCGCGGCGAACTGCTGACCCCGCTGCCCGTCGGCGGCACCTTCCACTGGGTCTTCGCGGTCGCCGACGGCGGCCTGTCCACCCCCGCCGTCTACGGCGAGTTCGACCGCCTGACGGCAGGGACGGACGTGCCGGAGCCGGAGGCGGCCCCTGAGTTGCTGGCCGCCCTGGAGTCCGGCGACGCCACCGCCCTCGCCGCGGCCCTGTCCAACGACCTCCAGCCCGCGGCGCTTTCCCTGCGCCCGTCACTGACCGCGACCCTGGAGGCAGGCATCGCGGCCGGCGCCCTGGCCGCCCTGGTCTCCGGCTCCGGCCCGACCACCGCCTTCCTCGTCAAGGACGCGGAGGCGGCGGGCGAGGTGGCGTCGGCGCTGATGGCGTCGGGGACGTGCCGCCAGGTGCGGGTGGCGGATTCTCCGGCGGTGGGGGCGAGGGTTCTTTAG